The Neofelis nebulosa isolate mNeoNeb1 chromosome 16, mNeoNeb1.pri, whole genome shotgun sequence genome includes a window with the following:
- the HEATR6 gene encoding HEAT repeat-containing protein 6 isoform X4 — MEILQALAALVYCNGSKCQKYLPDLLGKNGILMKLSDSAQPDPEARRAAVHCMANLCLSVPGQPYLEEPYPNICFQAFLTTLQSPKSSDMDDITFCMLLQNALKGIQSLLNGGKMKLTQTEELGALLAVLKKSMFHGLPGLNIELPTVLYPTPLPQYDGRPPVKPQQSECSTSRPTVNKKKKSKVKSRKIHQEEEEEESSGEREAAPITGSGKENLCEGSTPCSSSLGVRSLPVEGNSMAGRDRVSTPFRSASWKKVSSSESDYSDAEGGMQSKMRSYQAKVRQGALACFLSTIKSIEKKVLYGYWSAFVPDTPELGSPQSVSLMTLTLKDPSPKTRACALQVLSTILEGSKQFLSVAEDTSDHRRAFTPFSVMIASSIRELHRCLLLALVAESSSQTLTQIIKCLANLVSNSPYNRLKLSLLTKVWNQIKPYIRHKDVNVRVSSLTLLGAIVSTHAPLPEVQLLLQQPCSSGLSNSNSATPHLSAPDWWKKAPSGPFLEEASVSSPKGSSEPCWLIRLCISTVVLPKEESCSSSDAGCATGSIYEPSPMRLEALQVLAHLAKGYFSMAQVYLMELGEVICKCMGEADPSIQLHGAKLLEELGTGLIQQYKPDSTIAPDQRVPVTVVVMFWTMMLNGPLPRALQNSEHPTLQASTCDALSSILPEAFSSLPSDRQILCITMLLGLNDSKNRLVKAATSRALGVYVLFPCLRQDVIFVADTANAVLMSLQDKSLNVRAKAAWSLGNLTDTLIVNMETPDPSFQEEFSGLLLLKMLRSAIEASRDKDKVKSNAVRALGNLLHFLQPSHIEKPRFAEIIEESIQALISTVLNEAAMKVRWNACYAVGNVFKNPALPLGTAPWTSQAYNALTSVVTSCKNFKVRIRSATALSIPSKREQYGSAEQYVQIWNALVTALQKSEDTTDFLEFKYCASLRTQICQALIHLLSLASASDLPCIRETLESNGDMVQSFILQFLKSGAEGDDTGAPHSLHERDQMVRTALEHISSIQALAGDSAKRAIMDFLEDTLTIYFDSSGSQVALLGLTDR; from the exons ttGTTACAAAATGCATTGAAAGGTATACAGTCTCTTCTCAATGGGGGTAAGATGAAACTGACACAGACCGAGGAACTTGGAGCTCTTCTGGCTGTGCTAAAG aaaTCTATGTTTCATGGACTCCCGGGACTAAACATAGAGCTGCCCACGGTGTTATACCCCACTCCGCTTCCTCAGTATGACGGGCGGCCACCTGTCAAACCGCAGCAATCCGAATGCAGCACTTCTCGACCAACTGTG aataaaaagaagaaatcaaaagtaaaatcaaggaaaatccatcaagaagaggaagaggaagaatccAGTGGTGAAAGAGAAGCAGCCCCCATCACTGGCTCAGGCAAAGAGAACCTGTGTGAGGGGAGcactccctgctcctcctccctgggAGTCCGAAGTTTGCCTGTAGAGGGAAACAGCATGGCAGGAAGAGACCGAGTCTCCACCCCCTTCCGTTCTGCCAGTTGGAAAAAGGTCAGCAGTAGTGAGTCTGACTATTCGGATGCTGAAGGAGGCATGCAGAGTAAAATGAG GTCTTACCAAGCCAAAGTTCGCCAAGGAGCATtagcttgttttctttctactataaaatcaatagaaaaaaaagttctttatggCTACTGGTCAGCCTTTGTTCCTGATACACCTGAGCTTGGAAGCCCTCAGTCAGTGTCCCTGATGACTCTTACGTTAAAAGATCCTTCTCCAAAG ACACGTGCGTGTGCTCTGCAAGTTTTATCCACCATCTTGGAAGGCTCAAAGCAGTTTCTTTCTGTTGCTGAAGACACCAGTGACCACAGAAGGGCTTTTACTCCCTTCTCCGTGATGATCGCATCCAGCATTAGAGAGTTACACAGATGTCTTTTGTTAGCTTTGGTGGCGGAGTCATCCTCACAGACCCTCACTCAGATAATTAAG TGCCTTGCAAATTTAGTATCAAATTCACCTTACAACCGTCTGAAACTCAGCCTGTTGACCAAAGTCTGGAACCAGATAAAGCCTTATATCCGCCACAAAG ATGTGAATGTTCGCGTGTCAAGCCTCACTCTCTTGGGAGCCATAGTGTCCACTCACGCGCCTCTACCTGAAGTCCAGCTCCTTTTACAACAGCCCTGCTCTTCTGGACTCAGCAATAGCAATTCGGCAACTCCTCACCTCAGCGCTCCTGATTGGTGGAAGAAAGCCCCCTCGGGACCCTTTTTGGAAGAGGCTTCAGTTAGCTCCCCTAAGGGGTCTTCAGAGCCTTGCTGGCTCATCCGACTTTGCATTTCCACTGTTGTACTGCCCAAGGAGGAGTCCTGTTCCAGTAGTGATGCTGGCTGTGCAACGGGGAGCATCTATGAACCATCCCCCATGCGATTGGAGGCCTTACAG GTGTTAGCTCATCTGGCCAAGGGCTACTTTTCAATGGCTCAAGTGTACTTAATGGAGCTTGGAGAGGTGATTTGCAAGTGCATGGGGGAAGCAGATCCGTCTATTCAGCTTCATGGAGCAAAG CTTCTGGAAGAACTGGGGACAGGCTTAATACAGCAGTATAAACCAGATTCTACCATAGCTCCTGACCAGAGAGTGCCAGTCACTGTG GTGGTGATGTTCTGGACGATGATGCTAAACGGCCCTCTGCCCAGAGCCCTGCAGAACTCAGAGCACCCGACCCTGCAGGCGAGCACCTGTGATGCCCTCTCTTCCATCCTGCCCGAAGCCTTCAGCAGCCTGCCG AGCGACAGGCAGATCCTGTGCATCACCATGCTGCTTGGGCTGAACGACAGCAAGAACCGTCTAGTGAAAGCAGCGACCTCGCGGGCCCTTGGAGTCTATGTGCTTTTCCCCTGTCTCAGACAG GATGTCATATTTGTTGCAGACACAGCGAATGCAGTATTGATGTCACTTCAAGACAAATCTCTGAATGTCCGGGCCAAAGCAGCCTGGTCCCTGGGCAACTTGACAGACACTCTGATTGTCAACAT GGAAACCCCAGACCCAAGTTTCCAGGAAGAGTTCTCTGGTCTCCTGCTCTTGAAGATGTTGCGATCAGCTATAGAAGCGTCCAGGGATAAAGACAAG GTAAAAAGCAACGCAGTGCGGGCCCTTGgaaatttgcttcattttttgcAACCGTCTCATATAGAAAAGCCCAGGTTTGCTGAAATCATTGAGGAGTCTATCCAGGCCCTCATCTCTACTGTGCTGAATGAGGCTGCCATGAAAGTCCGATGGAATGCTTGCTACGCAGTGGggaatgtatttaaaaatcctGCTCTTCCATTAG GAACAGCCCCGTGGACCTCCCAGGCCTACAACGCCCTGACGTCGGTTGTGACATCATGCAAGAACTTCAAAGTGCGCATCAGATCTGCCACTGCCCTTTCCATCCCGAGCAAGAGAGAGCAGTATGGGTCAGCTGAGCAGTACGTTCAGATCTGGAACGCATTGGTCACTGCCTTACAAAAGAGCGAAGACACCACAGACTTTTTGGAATTCAAGTACTGTGCCAGCCTACGGACCCAAATCTGCCAGGCACTGATCCACCTCTTGAGTTTGGCCAGTGCCTCAGACCTGCCCTGCATCAGAGAAACCCTCGAATCGAATGGGGACATGGTGCAGTCCTTTATcctacagtttttaaaatcaggagcAGAGGGAGATGATACCGGAGCACCCCACAGCTTGCACGAAAGAGACCAGATGGTCAGAACGGCCCTGGAGCACATAAGCAGCATCCAGGCACTGGCTGGCGACTCAGCCAAAAGGGCCATCATGGACTTTCTAGAAGATACCCTCACCATTTATTTTGACTCCTCTGGATCACAGGTAGCACTCCTGGGACTGACAGATCGGTGA